A portion of the Achromobacter sp. MFA1 R4 genome contains these proteins:
- a CDS encoding ABC transporter ATP-binding protein: MSHDTPLLTVQGLDVDVAGESGMTHAVKRLQLAISKRETFALVGESGCGKSMTALALLRLLPDAGRIVGGQIDLDGEDLNRLPESAMRGVRGGRIGIIFQEPSTSLNPVMRVGDQIIETLTAHTPLRGAAARARAIDWLRRVGIPEPERRIDDYPFQFSGGQKQRVMIAIALAAEPVLLIADEPTTALDVTVQAQVLDLLASIQQEMGMAVLLITHDLAVVKNVAHHVALMRGGEIVESASAEEFFRAPRHPYARQLFEAIPTFDKRGVPLTEQGRAAAAQEGRQGTQPRPAGVVLDVQDLKVHYPVRKGPLRRIVSWVKAVDGVTFTLRAGETLALLGESGCGKTTTGKALLRLIDGAHVSGRAMLQGQDLLSADRRQLQRLRQDIQIVFQDPYASLDPRMRIGEILDEGLASLKRDMSSQAREKHAAQLIERVGLPANTLTRYPHEFSGGQRQRIAIARALAVEPKVLICDEPTSALDVSVQAQILDLLRELQAELGIAYLFITHNFGVVEYLADRIAVMDKGRIVELGQAESVLLAPRQEVTRRLLAAVPRLHFGPPETA, from the coding sequence ATGAGCCACGACACGCCATTGCTGACCGTGCAGGGCCTGGACGTGGACGTCGCGGGCGAAAGCGGCATGACGCATGCGGTCAAGCGCCTGCAGCTGGCCATATCAAAGCGCGAGACCTTCGCGCTGGTCGGCGAATCCGGCTGCGGCAAGAGCATGACCGCGCTGGCGCTGCTGCGCCTGTTGCCGGATGCGGGCCGCATCGTCGGCGGGCAGATCGACCTGGACGGCGAAGACCTGAACCGCCTGCCTGAAAGCGCCATGCGCGGGGTGCGCGGCGGACGCATCGGCATCATCTTCCAGGAGCCGTCCACCAGCCTGAATCCGGTCATGCGCGTGGGCGATCAGATCATCGAGACGCTCACCGCGCACACGCCCCTGCGCGGCGCCGCGGCGCGAGCCCGCGCCATCGACTGGCTGCGCCGGGTCGGGATCCCCGAGCCCGAGCGCCGCATCGACGATTATCCCTTCCAGTTCTCCGGCGGCCAGAAGCAGCGCGTCATGATCGCCATCGCGTTGGCGGCCGAGCCCGTGCTGCTGATCGCGGACGAGCCCACCACCGCGCTGGACGTGACGGTGCAGGCGCAGGTGCTGGACCTGCTGGCCAGCATCCAGCAGGAAATGGGCATGGCGGTCCTGCTCATCACCCACGACCTGGCGGTGGTCAAGAACGTGGCGCACCATGTCGCGCTGATGCGCGGCGGCGAGATCGTCGAAAGCGCCAGCGCCGAGGAATTCTTCCGCGCGCCGCGGCATCCCTACGCCCGCCAGCTCTTCGAGGCCATTCCCACGTTCGACAAGCGCGGCGTGCCGCTGACCGAACAGGGACGCGCGGCCGCCGCGCAGGAAGGCCGGCAGGGCACGCAGCCGCGCCCCGCGGGCGTGGTGCTGGACGTGCAAGACCTGAAGGTCCACTACCCGGTGCGCAAGGGGCCGCTGCGCCGCATCGTGTCCTGGGTCAAGGCCGTGGACGGCGTGACGTTCACGCTGCGGGCCGGCGAAACGCTGGCGCTCCTGGGCGAATCCGGCTGCGGCAAGACCACCACGGGCAAGGCGCTGCTGCGCCTGATCGACGGCGCGCACGTGTCCGGTCGCGCCATGCTGCAGGGGCAGGACCTGTTGTCCGCCGACCGTCGCCAGCTCCAGCGGCTGCGGCAGGACATTCAGATCGTGTTCCAGGACCCGTACGCGTCGCTGGACCCGCGCATGCGCATCGGAGAAATCCTGGACGAGGGGCTGGCATCGCTCAAGCGCGACATGAGCAGCCAGGCCCGTGAGAAGCACGCGGCCCAGCTCATCGAGCGGGTGGGGCTGCCCGCCAACACGCTGACGCGCTACCCGCATGAGTTCTCGGGCGGCCAGCGCCAGCGCATCGCCATCGCGCGCGCGCTGGCCGTCGAACCCAAGGTTCTGATCTGCGACGAGCCCACGTCCGCGCTGGATGTCTCGGTGCAGGCGCAGATCCTGGACCTGCTGCGCGAGCTGCAGGCCGAGCTGGGCATCGCCTACCTGTTCATCACGCACAATTTCGGCGTGGTCGAGTACCTGGCGGATCGCATCGCGGTCATGGACAAGGGCCGCATCGTCGAACTGGGCCAGGCCGAATCGGTCCTGCTGGCGCCGCGCCAGGAGGTCACGAGGCGGTTGCTGGCCGCGGTGCCGCGGCTGCATTTCGGGCCTCCCGAAACTGCCTGA
- a CDS encoding type IV toxin-antitoxin system AbiEi family antitoxin, whose product MSKTTVPEQALIGQLLESLQALPDVRVASTRAAPGVQGANPVDARIDLRVAGKSVVLLVEVKKSVYPRDARQWLWQLRSLQPGQNADVQPLLVAESLSSGAKELLRSERVGYFDSGGSLFLPAAGAFIYIDRPAPKVLDKSVRSLFSSRRAQVLHALLDDHDKWFGVNDVAGRAQVAPSTASDVLSQLERFDWLESRGQGPNKTRHLREPAALLDAWAKQVATQPAPAQRRYFVPALKSEALIERLAQSCDAHQVDYAVSYEAAAQRYAPFLSGISQVRVRLQPGPGAELAMAELGARVVNEGANLAVVDSTSAGALLFRRHVGDVWLASPVQVYLDLLQAEGRAKEMAQHLRQERIGF is encoded by the coding sequence ATGTCGAAAACTACCGTGCCGGAACAGGCGTTGATCGGACAGCTCCTGGAGTCACTCCAGGCGTTGCCTGACGTGCGCGTGGCGTCGACCCGGGCAGCACCTGGGGTGCAGGGCGCCAACCCTGTCGATGCCAGGATCGATCTGCGGGTCGCGGGCAAGTCGGTCGTTCTGCTGGTCGAGGTCAAGAAGTCCGTCTATCCCCGGGATGCGCGTCAATGGCTGTGGCAATTGAGGTCGCTACAGCCGGGCCAAAACGCCGATGTCCAGCCTCTGCTGGTGGCGGAGTCGCTTTCAAGCGGGGCGAAAGAACTGCTCAGAAGCGAGCGGGTCGGCTACTTCGATAGCGGCGGAAGCCTGTTCCTGCCGGCCGCGGGTGCCTTCATCTACATCGACAGGCCGGCGCCGAAGGTGCTGGACAAGTCGGTCCGGTCGCTGTTCTCGTCGCGGCGTGCCCAGGTCTTGCACGCCCTCCTGGACGATCACGATAAATGGTTTGGCGTTAACGACGTGGCTGGTCGTGCGCAGGTGGCGCCATCTACCGCCTCGGACGTGTTAAGTCAGCTGGAGCGGTTCGATTGGCTGGAGTCGCGTGGGCAAGGGCCCAATAAGACGCGCCATCTCCGCGAACCGGCTGCGTTGCTCGATGCGTGGGCAAAACAGGTCGCCACGCAGCCGGCGCCGGCGCAGCGCCGGTATTTTGTGCCCGCTCTGAAGTCCGAGGCGTTGATCGAACGGCTCGCTCAGTCTTGCGATGCGCATCAGGTGGATTACGCGGTGAGCTACGAAGCGGCTGCGCAGCGCTATGCGCCGTTCTTGTCCGGTATTTCCCAGGTGCGCGTTCGACTGCAGCCCGGACCTGGCGCCGAGTTGGCAATGGCCGAGTTGGGCGCGCGTGTCGTCAATGAAGGCGCTAACCTCGCGGTCGTCGATTCGACCTCGGCCGGAGCGCTGCTTTTCCGGCGACACGTTGGCGATGTCTGGCTGGCCAGTCCGGTCCAGGTGTATCTCGATCTGCTGCAGGCAGAAGGCCGCGCCAAGGAAATGGCCCAGCACCTGCGCCAGGAGAGGATCGGTTTCTGA
- the efp gene encoding elongation factor P produces the protein MKTAQELRVGNVVMVGKDPLVVQKAEYNKSGRNAAVVKLKFKNLLTASASESVYKADEKFEVVQLDRKECTYSYFGDPMYVFMDEEYNQYEIEAESMGDALNYLEEAMPVEVVFYDGRAISVELPTTIVREITYTEPAVRGDTSGKVTKPAKINTGYELNVPLFCAIGDKIEIDTRTNEYRSRVNN, from the coding sequence ATGAAAACCGCTCAGGAATTGCGAGTCGGCAACGTGGTCATGGTCGGCAAGGATCCCCTCGTGGTCCAGAAGGCCGAATACAACAAGTCGGGCCGCAACGCGGCCGTCGTCAAGCTGAAGTTCAAGAACCTGCTGACCGCCTCGGCCAGCGAATCGGTCTACAAGGCTGACGAAAAGTTCGAAGTCGTCCAACTGGATCGCAAGGAATGCACGTATTCCTACTTCGGCGACCCGATGTACGTCTTCATGGACGAAGAGTACAACCAGTACGAAATCGAAGCCGAAAGCATGGGCGACGCCCTGAACTACCTGGAAGAAGCGATGCCCGTGGAAGTGGTCTTCTACGACGGCCGCGCCATCTCGGTTGAACTGCCCACCACCATCGTTCGCGAAATCACCTACACCGAACCCGCCGTCCGTGGCGACACCTCGGGCAAGGTGACCAAGCCGGCCAAGATCAACACCGGCTACGAACTGAACGTGCCGCTGTTCTGCGCCATCGGCGACAAGATCGAAATCGACACCCGCACGAACGAATACCGCAGCCGCGTCAACAACTGA
- a CDS encoding ABC transporter permease, which yields MIGYVIRRLLYGVLILIGVNLFTFILFFAVNTPDDMARLAIGGQRVSQDAVEKWKAERGYDKPLFFNAQAQGAGRLTETVFYQRSVPLLVMDFGSSDGGRDIGREIKTRMGPSLALAVPTFFLGLFASIVFSLTLVYFRATRLDFWGVVLCVMLLSISSLFYIIAGQWVFAKLLRLVPFSGYSGGLDVVKFLALPVLVAIVSRLGPEARFYRTLFLEEIGKDYVRTARSKGLAERVVLFRHVLRNAMLPILTSTVAALPLLFMGSLIAESFFGIPGLGSYTIDAINAQDFSIVRAMVFLGAALYIVGLILADISYTLADPRVRFE from the coding sequence ATGATCGGCTATGTGATACGCCGGCTGTTGTATGGCGTGCTGATTCTGATCGGCGTCAATCTCTTTACCTTCATCCTGTTCTTCGCGGTCAACACGCCGGACGACATGGCGCGGCTGGCCATCGGCGGGCAGCGCGTCAGCCAGGACGCCGTCGAAAAATGGAAGGCTGAGCGCGGCTACGACAAGCCGCTCTTTTTCAACGCCCAGGCCCAGGGCGCGGGGCGGCTTACCGAGACCGTGTTCTACCAGCGCTCGGTGCCGCTGCTGGTCATGGACTTCGGCTCGTCCGACGGCGGCCGCGACATCGGCCGCGAGATCAAGACGCGCATGGGGCCCAGCCTGGCGCTGGCCGTGCCCACGTTTTTCCTGGGGCTGTTCGCCAGCATCGTCTTTTCGCTCACGCTGGTGTATTTCCGGGCCACGCGGCTGGACTTCTGGGGCGTCGTGCTGTGCGTGATGCTGCTTTCGATATCAAGCCTGTTTTACATCATCGCGGGCCAATGGGTCTTTGCCAAGCTGCTGCGGCTGGTGCCGTTCTCGGGCTACTCGGGCGGGCTGGATGTCGTCAAGTTCCTGGCGCTGCCGGTGCTGGTCGCGATCGTCTCGCGGCTGGGGCCCGAAGCGCGCTTCTACCGCACCCTGTTTCTTGAGGAAATCGGCAAGGACTACGTGCGCACCGCGCGGTCCAAGGGGCTGGCCGAGCGCGTCGTGCTGTTTCGCCACGTGCTGCGCAACGCCATGCTGCCCATCCTGACCAGCACGGTGGCCGCGCTGCCGCTGCTGTTCATGGGCAGCCTGATCGCGGAGTCCTTCTTCGGCATTCCGGGGCTGGGCAGCTACACCATCGACGCCATCAACGCGCAAGACTTCTCCATCGTGCGCGCCATGGTGTTCCTGGGCGCGGCGCTCTACATCGTGGGGCTGATCCTGGCCGACATTTCCTACACGCTGGCCGACCCCCGCGTGCGTTTCGAGTAG
- a CDS encoding ABC transporter substrate-binding protein yields MGVMKRLWASAMLLSLSLALAGCSQESPINSPYPSGAESQNTLYSAFVKRSPKYLDPASSYSGDETPYTYNIYEPLYGYHYLKRPYELVPRAAASIDPPVYLDAQGNTLPADAPGEQIAQSIYDIKIRPGIRFAPHPAFARKPDGSYAYYPLAPGELDDKFYIPDFPLTGTRELTADDYVYAFRRLASPRVVSPIYSLMSEHVQGLKDYGDRLRKRDQELRRDMPGGAGTPPWLDLREDDGFKGVEALDPHTLRIRVDGKYPQFKYWLAMTFTAPIPWEADRFYSQPGMAAHDLSLNTWPVGTGPYMLVESLQNRRHVLGRNPNYHGEPYPCEGEPGDQAAGLLADCGKPTPFIDRAEFSVEKEAIPLTGKFMQGYYDVPQIERGEYGVAMLVAAGDSQDKARKYQEHGIKLPTTVETANWYMGFNWLDPVVGKGDTPEQQARNRKLRQAISIAFDWEEYVAVFENSQASVAYGPVPPGVLGYREPPEGINPVVYDLVDGKPVRKSIDVARRLLAEAGYPDGRNAETGAPLVLYFDSMSGGGSNPQFDWMRRQLAKIGVQLDVRATDYNRFQDKMLRGSAQLFLWGWNADYPDAENFLFLLYGPNAKAKGGGENAANYSSPEFDRLFEQMKFLDDGPEKAALIAEMIAIVQRDAPWMFGYFPMSGGAYQQWVGNAKPTQMVRNTLQYMKIDPALRQQKIDEWNSPIWWPIGVFILLLVLAIWPSYVALKRRERQTAFVPPERKEHQS; encoded by the coding sequence ATGGGTGTAATGAAGCGGCTCTGGGCGTCGGCCATGCTGCTGTCGCTGTCGCTGGCGTTGGCGGGCTGCTCGCAGGAAAGCCCCATCAACAGCCCGTATCCATCCGGCGCAGAAAGCCAGAACACGCTTTATTCCGCGTTCGTCAAACGCTCTCCCAAGTACCTGGACCCGGCCAGCTCCTATTCCGGCGACGAAACCCCCTACACCTACAACATCTACGAGCCGCTCTACGGGTATCACTACCTGAAGCGGCCGTATGAACTGGTGCCGCGCGCGGCGGCCTCGATCGACCCGCCGGTGTACCTGGACGCCCAGGGCAACACGCTGCCCGCGGACGCGCCCGGCGAGCAGATCGCGCAAAGCATCTACGACATCAAGATCCGGCCCGGCATCCGTTTCGCGCCGCATCCCGCCTTTGCCCGCAAGCCGGACGGCAGTTATGCGTACTACCCGCTGGCCCCCGGCGAACTGGACGACAAGTTCTACATTCCCGATTTCCCGCTGACGGGCACGCGCGAGCTGACGGCCGACGATTACGTCTACGCCTTCCGCCGCCTTGCCAGCCCGCGCGTGGTGTCGCCCATCTATTCGCTCATGTCCGAGCACGTGCAGGGCCTGAAAGACTACGGCGACCGCCTGCGCAAGCGCGACCAGGAATTGCGGCGCGACATGCCCGGCGGCGCCGGCACGCCGCCGTGGCTGGATCTGCGCGAAGACGACGGCTTCAAAGGCGTGGAGGCCCTGGATCCGCACACGCTGCGCATCCGCGTCGATGGCAAGTACCCGCAGTTCAAGTACTGGCTGGCCATGACGTTCACCGCGCCCATCCCGTGGGAGGCCGACCGCTTCTACAGCCAGCCCGGCATGGCCGCGCACGACCTCTCGCTGAACACGTGGCCGGTGGGCACCGGGCCGTACATGCTGGTGGAGTCGCTGCAGAACCGCCGCCACGTGCTGGGCCGCAATCCCAACTACCACGGCGAACCCTATCCCTGCGAAGGCGAGCCCGGCGACCAGGCGGCGGGCCTGCTGGCCGATTGCGGCAAGCCCACGCCCTTCATCGACCGCGCGGAATTCAGCGTCGAAAAGGAAGCCATTCCGCTGACCGGCAAGTTCATGCAGGGCTACTACGACGTGCCGCAGATCGAGCGCGGCGAATACGGCGTTGCCATGCTGGTGGCGGCCGGCGACAGCCAGGACAAGGCGCGCAAGTATCAAGAGCACGGCATCAAGCTGCCCACCACGGTCGAGACCGCGAACTGGTACATGGGCTTTAACTGGCTGGACCCGGTGGTGGGCAAGGGCGACACGCCCGAGCAGCAGGCGCGCAACCGCAAGCTGCGCCAGGCCATCAGCATCGCCTTCGACTGGGAAGAATACGTGGCGGTGTTCGAAAACAGCCAGGCGTCCGTGGCCTACGGGCCGGTGCCGCCGGGCGTGCTGGGCTACCGCGAGCCGCCCGAGGGCATCAACCCGGTGGTCTATGACCTGGTCGACGGCAAGCCGGTGCGCAAGTCCATCGACGTTGCCAGGCGCCTGCTCGCCGAGGCCGGCTATCCCGACGGCCGCAATGCCGAGACAGGGGCGCCGCTGGTGCTGTATTTCGATTCCATGTCCGGCGGCGGGTCCAACCCGCAGTTCGACTGGATGCGCCGCCAGCTCGCCAAGATCGGCGTGCAGCTGGACGTGCGGGCCACCGACTACAACCGTTTCCAGGACAAGATGCTGCGCGGGTCCGCGCAGCTCTTCCTGTGGGGCTGGAACGCCGACTACCCCGACGCCGAGAACTTCCTCTTCCTGCTCTACGGCCCGAACGCCAAGGCCAAGGGCGGGGGCGAGAACGCCGCCAACTATTCCAGCCCGGAGTTCGACCGGCTGTTCGAGCAGATGAAATTCCTGGACGACGGCCCCGAAAAGGCCGCGCTGATCGCCGAGATGATCGCCATCGTGCAGCGCGACGCACCGTGGATGTTCGGCTACTTCCCGATGTCCGGCGGCGCCTACCAGCAGTGGGTCGGCAACGCCAAGCCCACGCAGATGGTGCGCAATACCCTGCAATACATGAAGATCGACCCGGCGCTGCGGCAGCAGAAGATCGACGAATGGAACTCGCCCATCTGGTGGCCCATCGGCGTCTTCATCCTGCTGCTGGTGCTGGCGATCTGGCCTTCGTACGTGGCGCTCAAGCGGCGCGAGCGCCAGACGGCGTTCGTGCCGCCTGAACGCAAGGAGCATCAATCATGA
- the earP gene encoding elongation factor P maturation arginine rhamnosyltransferase EarP, producing the protein MQADIFCRVVDNYGDVGVCWRLARQLARDRGWDVRLWVDDLESFAHIQPGLAPTAPRQRLAGVDVLHWTDAPDPALCARDVVIEAFACDPPATFIASMRRTHPVWINLEYLSAESWVESCHGLPSQRPDGLVKHFFFPGFTAATGGLLREPGLSAERDALQASAPLQDSFLRAVGVPEDALALRQAGARTVSLFCYPSAPAAELAQALAADPRPTVLLVPQGVAPALESACGAPGAPRVVRLPFIAQPDYDRLLWCADLNFVRGEDSFVRAAWAARPLVWQIYPQEENVHLEKLDAWLARYPAPEPAHALIRAWNQPQPGRTAAACADALAPAAWQAWLDAARQWDACQSALPGLAENLAVFCTELAKKR; encoded by the coding sequence ATGCAAGCGGACATCTTCTGCCGCGTCGTCGACAACTACGGCGACGTCGGCGTGTGCTGGCGCCTGGCGCGCCAGCTTGCGCGCGACCGCGGCTGGGACGTCCGCCTGTGGGTCGATGACCTTGAAAGCTTTGCGCACATCCAGCCCGGCCTGGCCCCCACGGCGCCCCGCCAGCGGCTGGCCGGCGTGGACGTCCTGCATTGGACCGACGCGCCCGATCCGGCGCTCTGCGCACGCGACGTGGTGATCGAAGCCTTCGCCTGCGATCCGCCCGCGACCTTCATCGCGTCGATGCGCCGCACCCACCCGGTCTGGATCAACCTGGAATACCTGAGCGCCGAATCCTGGGTCGAAAGCTGCCACGGGCTCCCGTCGCAGCGGCCGGACGGCCTGGTAAAGCATTTCTTCTTTCCTGGCTTCACGGCCGCCACCGGCGGCCTGCTGCGCGAGCCCGGGCTGTCGGCCGAACGCGATGCATTGCAGGCGTCGGCTCCGCTTCAGGACAGCTTCCTGCGCGCGGTGGGCGTGCCGGAAGATGCGCTCGCCCTGCGGCAGGCGGGCGCCCGCACCGTGTCCCTGTTTTGCTACCCCTCCGCCCCGGCCGCCGAACTGGCCCAGGCCCTGGCGGCCGACCCGCGTCCGACCGTCCTGCTGGTCCCGCAGGGCGTGGCCCCGGCCCTGGAGTCGGCCTGCGGGGCGCCCGGCGCGCCCCGCGTGGTCCGCCTGCCCTTCATCGCCCAGCCGGACTACGACCGGCTGCTGTGGTGCGCCGACCTCAATTTCGTGCGCGGCGAAGACTCCTTCGTCCGCGCGGCCTGGGCCGCGCGTCCGCTGGTCTGGCAGATCTATCCCCAGGAAGAAAACGTCCACCTGGAGAAGCTGGACGCCTGGCTCGCCCGCTATCCGGCCCCGGAACCGGCGCATGCGCTGATCCGGGCCTGGAACCAGCCCCAGCCCGGCCGCACCGCCGCCGCCTGCGCCGACGCGCTGGCGCCGGCGGCGTGGCAGGCCTGGCTCGACGCCGCCCGCCAGTGGGACGCCTGCCAATCGGCGCTGCCCGGCCTGGCCGAAAATCTGGCCGTTTTTTGCACAGAGTTAGCCAAGAAACGCTAG
- a CDS encoding ABC transporter permease, which translates to MPKFVFLWTDIALWLMVAGALAYIWRVRRSANLRATWARVARDTPAMCSAVILVAFSVVGLLDSVHYRPLLPPAPGAAADAPPVYAPAVQSALDGLLAGTVLTRPEKTYSEPLAAHQFTKETMLVNDKPVRDFPRLRGAALHLTDPGQERAGDIAMRLGWGLAAGLGVALAGAVLLFACLTRATGSASHAAEELLAGRADIPWRAMTITFALLCLAVGALAGLSSGYHALGTDRIGNDVLWQALKSIRTALVIGSLTTLAMLPPAIVFGIAAGYFKGKVDDAIQYLYTTITSIPGVLLVAACALMMQVYIDNHSDLFDTSAARADLRLFLLCMILGLTGWAGLCRLLRAETLKLRELEYVQAARAFGVSHWRIMTRHLLPNVAHLVLITVVLEFSGLVLYEAVLSYLGIGVDPSMNSFGSMIDGARLEMSRDPMIWWNLMTAFIFMLALVLAANLFADAVRDAFDPRTRRFKPSRLARLGFMGRRPGTMLAADARASKTGEAP; encoded by the coding sequence ATGCCCAAGTTCGTCTTCCTCTGGACCGATATCGCGCTGTGGCTGATGGTGGCGGGCGCGCTGGCTTACATCTGGCGCGTGCGCCGCAGCGCCAACCTGCGCGCCACCTGGGCGCGCGTGGCCCGCGACACGCCCGCCATGTGCTCGGCCGTCATCCTGGTCGCCTTTTCGGTGGTCGGCCTGCTGGACTCGGTGCACTATCGCCCGCTGCTGCCGCCCGCGCCGGGCGCGGCGGCCGACGCCCCGCCGGTCTACGCGCCGGCCGTGCAATCCGCGCTGGACGGCCTGCTGGCCGGCACGGTGCTGACCCGGCCCGAGAAAACCTATTCCGAACCGCTGGCCGCCCACCAGTTCACCAAAGAGACCATGCTGGTGAACGACAAGCCAGTGCGCGATTTTCCGCGCCTGCGCGGCGCCGCCCTGCACCTGACCGATCCCGGCCAGGAGCGCGCCGGCGACATCGCCATGCGGCTGGGGTGGGGGCTGGCCGCCGGGCTGGGGGTCGCGCTGGCGGGCGCGGTCCTGCTGTTCGCGTGCCTGACGCGCGCCACCGGCTCGGCCTCCCATGCGGCCGAGGAACTGCTCGCCGGCCGCGCCGACATCCCCTGGCGCGCCATGACGATCACTTTCGCCCTGCTGTGCCTGGCCGTGGGCGCGCTGGCCGGCCTGTCCAGTGGTTATCACGCGCTGGGCACCGACCGCATCGGCAACGACGTGCTGTGGCAGGCGCTCAAAAGCATCCGCACGGCGCTGGTCATCGGCAGCCTCACCACGCTGGCGATGCTGCCGCCGGCCATCGTCTTCGGCATCGCGGCCGGCTATTTCAAGGGCAAGGTCGACGACGCCATCCAGTACCTGTACACCACCATCACCTCGATCCCCGGCGTGCTGCTGGTGGCCGCCTGCGCGTTGATGATGCAGGTGTACATCGACAACCATTCGGACCTCTTCGACACCTCCGCCGCCCGCGCCGACCTGCGCCTGTTCCTGCTGTGCATGATCCTCGGGCTGACGGGCTGGGCGGGCCTGTGCCGCCTGCTGCGCGCTGAAACCCTCAAGCTGCGCGAGCTGGAATACGTGCAGGCCGCGCGCGCCTTCGGCGTCTCGCACTGGCGCATCATGACGCGCCACCTGCTGCCCAACGTGGCCCACCTGGTGCTGATCACCGTGGTGCTGGAATTCTCGGGCCTCGTCCTGTACGAGGCCGTGCTGTCGTACCTGGGCATCGGCGTGGATCCCAGCATGAATTCCTTCGGCTCGATGATCGACGGCGCGCGCCTGGAAATGTCGCGCGACCCCATGATCTGGTGGAACCTGATGACCGCTTTCATCTTCATGCTGGCGCTGGTGCTGGCCGCCAACCTGTTCGCGGACGCGGTGCGCGACGCGTTCGATCCGCGCACCCGGCGATTCAAGCCCAGCCGCCTGGCGCGCCTGGGCTTCATGGGCCGCCGTCCGGGCACGATGCTGGCGGCGGACGCGCGCGCCTCCAAGACCGGGGAGGCGCCATGA
- a CDS encoding DUF1178 family protein, with protein MALKVFDLQCDHSHVFEGWFSSHDDYDAQQARGLVTCPVCGSASITKRLSAPRLNVAHLHAPAAQPPAPAGGSDAEKMAALQAAVMRQVRALVRNTENVGPRFAEEARRIHEGDADDRPIRGTATREERESLAEDGIDVMAVPDFLDDERLQ; from the coding sequence ATGGCCCTCAAAGTTTTTGACCTTCAGTGCGACCACAGCCACGTCTTCGAAGGCTGGTTCTCGTCGCACGACGACTACGACGCGCAACAGGCGCGTGGCCTCGTCACGTGCCCGGTCTGCGGGTCGGCCAGCATTACCAAGCGCCTGTCCGCGCCCCGCCTGAACGTGGCCCACCTGCACGCGCCGGCAGCCCAGCCGCCCGCGCCCGCCGGCGGATCCGACGCCGAAAAAATGGCGGCCCTGCAAGCCGCCGTCATGCGCCAGGTGCGCGCCCTGGTGCGCAACACCGAAAACGTCGGCCCCCGCTTCGCCGAGGAAGCCCGTCGCATCCACGAAGGCGACGCCGACGACCGCCCCATCCGTGGCACCGCCACCCGCGAAGAACGCGAATCCCTGGCCGAAGACGGCATCGACGTCATGGCCGTGCCGGACTTCCTGGACGACGAACGCCTGCAGTAA